A genomic region of Synechococcus sp. NOUM97013 contains the following coding sequences:
- a CDS encoding GNAT family N-acetyltransferase, whose amino-acid sequence MAPLTARWHRSIREIPQQQWDNLLAEYVSPFYRWSWLAALENSGSVAPDQGWQPLHLSMWREEQLVAFAPLYLKGHSYGEFVFDQSFARLAGDLGLRYYPKLIGMSPVSPIQGYRFHFHPQEDAQELTAVMLRLIDEFAARNEILSCNFLYVDPSWKPLAEAAGCAAWVNQQSLWSADGQADFSDYLAGFNANQRRNIKRERKAVQKAGLSVTPITGEALTPALLSRMHGFYEQHCSRWGVWGSKYLQASFFDRLIEPGLAQHVVLFSAHRGDPCDPVAMSLCVQDAQHLWGRYWGSDEEIDCLHFEVCYYAPIEWALQQGLLKFDPGAGGSHKRRRGFVARPHTSLHRWYDPRMDTLIRSWLPRANGLMHEEIEAMNAELPFRSEPPALGL is encoded by the coding sequence ATGGCACCGCTTACGGCTCGTTGGCATCGCAGCATCCGCGAGATCCCGCAGCAGCAGTGGGACAACCTGCTGGCGGAATACGTGAGTCCGTTCTACCGCTGGAGCTGGCTGGCGGCTCTCGAAAATTCTGGAAGCGTGGCGCCGGACCAGGGCTGGCAGCCTCTCCACCTCTCGATGTGGAGAGAGGAGCAGCTCGTGGCGTTTGCCCCTCTGTATCTCAAGGGTCACAGTTACGGCGAATTTGTTTTTGATCAGTCATTTGCACGTCTGGCAGGCGATCTCGGGCTTCGCTACTACCCCAAGCTGATTGGCATGAGCCCGGTCAGTCCGATCCAGGGCTACCGCTTTCATTTTCACCCGCAGGAGGATGCTCAGGAGCTCACGGCCGTGATGCTGCGTTTGATCGATGAGTTCGCTGCGCGGAACGAGATCCTCAGCTGCAACTTCCTCTATGTGGATCCCAGCTGGAAGCCACTCGCTGAGGCGGCCGGCTGTGCGGCTTGGGTCAACCAGCAGAGCCTGTGGAGCGCTGATGGCCAGGCGGATTTCAGCGATTATCTCGCGGGTTTCAATGCCAATCAGCGACGCAACATCAAGCGGGAACGCAAAGCAGTGCAGAAGGCTGGGCTCAGCGTGACTCCCATCACAGGTGAGGCCCTCACGCCAGCGTTGCTGTCACGCATGCATGGTTTCTATGAACAGCATTGCTCGCGTTGGGGAGTCTGGGGCAGCAAATATCTTCAGGCTTCCTTTTTCGATCGGTTAATCGAGCCTGGTCTTGCTCAGCATGTGGTGCTGTTCAGTGCCCATCGCGGTGACCCCTGCGATCCCGTGGCCATGTCGCTCTGCGTGCAGGATGCGCAACATCTCTGGGGGCGCTACTGGGGTAGCGATGAAGAGATTGACTGCCTTCATTTCGAGGTCTGTTACTACGCTCCCATTGAGTGGGCTCTGCAGCAAGGGCTCCTGAAATTCGACCCTGGGGCGGGTGGCAGCCACAAACGCCGCCGCGGCTTTGTGGCCAGACCCCACACCAGCCTGCATCGCTGGTATGACCCACGCATGGACACTCTGATTCGCTCCTGGTTGCCTCGGGCGAATGGTCTGATGCATGAGGAGATCGAGGCGATGAACGCTGAGCTGCCCTTCCGATCAGAGCCCCCAGCATTGGGGCTTTGA
- a CDS encoding RibD family protein, with translation MSAEPITVRLVLAISLDGRLAPPSGGAAQLGGSGDRRVLEEALAWSDAVLVGAGTLRAHRCSCLIRSDDLLQQRTTAARCPQPAAVVVSRSGEFPLEWPFFQQPFERHLLTPMGLVAPGFQAGHRLTASWQDTLNGLSAQGWTRLLLLGGSQLCHSLLAQDVVDELQLTLCPRVLGGPFSWLPVNGSPLPDSLLEPSAWHLRELRDLGGHEVLVRYGRNRSTSP, from the coding sequence TTGTCTGCTGAGCCCATCACCGTCCGCCTCGTGCTGGCGATCAGTCTTGATGGGCGCCTGGCTCCACCGTCCGGTGGCGCTGCCCAACTTGGTGGGTCCGGCGATCGGCGTGTTCTGGAAGAGGCCTTGGCATGGAGCGATGCGGTCTTGGTCGGTGCCGGTACCTTGCGCGCCCATCGCTGCAGTTGTTTGATCCGTTCGGATGATCTGCTGCAGCAACGCACCACAGCGGCCCGTTGTCCTCAGCCGGCGGCTGTGGTGGTCAGCCGTTCGGGAGAGTTCCCTCTGGAGTGGCCGTTCTTTCAGCAACCCTTTGAACGTCACCTGCTCACCCCCATGGGTCTGGTCGCGCCTGGTTTTCAGGCGGGCCATCGCCTGACCGCCTCTTGGCAGGACACCTTGAACGGTTTGAGCGCTCAAGGCTGGACCCGGCTCCTGCTGCTGGGAGGGTCGCAGCTATGTCATTCCCTCTTGGCGCAGGATGTCGTCGATGAGCTGCAGTTGACCCTTTGTCCCCGTGTGCTCGGTGGGCCCTTCAGCTGGTTGCCAGTCAACGGCTCTCCGCTGCCCGACTCATTGCTGGAACCAAGCGCTTGGCATCTGCGTGAACTCCGTGATCTGGGAGGACACGAAGTGTTGGTGCGCTACGGCCGCAATCGGTCCACGAGTCCCTGA
- a CDS encoding DUF4346 domain-containing protein, protein MTSVPSSLDDQLSQRFIALDPSGYFLIKVDADAAELVVEHYSNDVDDKGRATDPETGEVLACRGGGPREALRRFRGRTAKELGIALTEGDGPHPLSRLDHALYLGRELQKAEICLRNGDAYVQD, encoded by the coding sequence ATGACTAGCGTCCCTTCATCACTCGACGACCAGCTGTCGCAACGCTTCATTGCGCTCGACCCCAGCGGTTATTTCCTGATCAAGGTGGATGCCGACGCTGCTGAACTGGTGGTTGAGCACTACAGCAACGATGTGGACGACAAGGGTCGTGCCACCGATCCTGAGACCGGTGAAGTGTTGGCCTGCCGCGGTGGCGGACCAAGAGAAGCCCTCCGCCGCTTTCGCGGCCGCACCGCCAAGGAACTCGGGATCGCGCTCACCGAAGGCGACGGGCCGCATCCGCTCAGTCGTCTCGACCATGCTCTGTATCTCGGGCGCGAGCTACAGAAAGCCGAGATCTGCCTGAGGAACGGCGACGCCTACGTGCAGGACTGA
- a CDS encoding 6-carboxytetrahydropterin synthase, producing the protein MTETKSTARHGRGRGCVITRRACFSASHRYWLPELSADDNAAQFGPCALAPGHGHNYELIVSMAGGLDEDGMVLNLSEVKHAIRSEVTGQLDFRFLNEAWPEFDVSRPDGCLPTTEALVRQIWKRLSPHLPITALRLYEQPGLWADYLGHPMDAFLTIRTHFAAAHRLARPELSQEDNERIYGKCARPHGHGHNYLVDVTVRGTIDPRTGMVCDLSALQRLVDDLVVEPFDHTFLNKDVPFFEDCVPTAENIALHIADRLSAPIKAIGAHLHKIRLQESPNNAAEVYAETPQLEMTPASLEAMAPV; encoded by the coding sequence ATGACTGAAACGAAGTCGACTGCACGGCATGGCCGTGGACGCGGTTGTGTCATCACACGTCGGGCTTGCTTCAGTGCCAGCCACCGTTATTGGCTGCCGGAACTCTCCGCTGACGACAATGCCGCTCAGTTTGGCCCCTGTGCTCTGGCACCAGGACATGGTCATAACTATGAATTGATCGTGTCCATGGCCGGAGGTCTGGATGAAGACGGCATGGTGCTCAACCTCTCCGAGGTCAAGCACGCCATCCGCAGTGAGGTCACTGGACAGCTGGACTTCCGTTTTCTGAACGAGGCATGGCCTGAGTTCGACGTGTCCCGCCCTGATGGATGCCTCCCTACCACGGAAGCACTCGTCCGCCAGATCTGGAAGCGGTTGAGTCCGCATCTGCCGATCACAGCCTTACGCCTTTACGAACAACCGGGCCTCTGGGCCGACTATCTCGGACATCCCATGGACGCCTTTCTCACCATCCGCACCCATTTTGCTGCTGCGCACCGCTTGGCCCGCCCTGAGTTGAGCCAGGAAGACAATGAACGCATCTACGGCAAATGTGCTCGGCCGCATGGTCATGGCCACAACTATCTGGTGGATGTGACAGTCCGCGGCACCATTGACCCACGCACCGGGATGGTCTGCGATCTCTCAGCGCTGCAGCGTCTGGTCGACGATCTTGTGGTTGAGCCCTTCGATCACACCTTCCTCAACAAGGATGTTCCTTTCTTTGAGGATTGCGTCCCCACTGCTGAGAACATTGCTCTCCACATTGCGGATCGCCTTTCGGCCCCCATCAAGGCCATCGGCGCACATCTGCACAAGATTCGTCTGCAGGAGAGTCCCAACAACGCGGCAGAGGTGTATGCCGAAACACCGCAGCTGGAGATGACGCCTGCGTCTCTTGAAGCGATGGCCCCGGTCTGA